One window of the Lysobacter sp. S4-A87 genome contains the following:
- a CDS encoding helix-turn-helix domain-containing protein, with product MSEDSALALLQLLAREDGQSIHRVAKRLGLGLSELQRLLSALGSDPRFDGLDLVEQREDGDRTVLWLTSRGRQLCGTV from the coding sequence GCGAGGATTCCGCGCTGGCGCTATTGCAGCTGCTCGCCCGGGAAGACGGGCAATCGATCCACCGCGTCGCCAAGCGGCTGGGGCTGGGTCTGAGCGAACTGCAGCGGCTGTTGTCGGCACTGGGCAGCGACCCGCGCTTCGACGGCCTGGACCTGGTCGAGCAGCGCGAGGACGGCGATCGCACCGTGTTGTGGCTAACTTCGCGCGGACGGCAGCTGTGCGGGACCGTGTGA